A region of the Desulfobacter postgatei 2ac9 genome:
CAAAACAGTGTGCAGACTGCTGTACCTGTAATGTTACCGCCACAGGTCTTGAAATTGCCTATATCCAAAACCGGCTGGATAGCAACGCGCTGGATGATATCCGTGTCCGGCTGAACCGTGCCGGGCAACCCCGACGGTTTCGGCCTTTTCAGACCACCAATGAATTTGCCCTGGCCTGCATGGAGGGCCGTGATGCAGATGAGGAGGAGAATGATCCGTCCTGGGGAACCTGCCCTTTGCTTGAAAATGGGATTTGCACCATCTATCCTGTCCGGCCCCTGGGCTGTCGGGTGATGATCTCCACTACCCCTTGCGGTCAGACAGGTCAGGCTGATATGCCTTTTTTTGCATTAACCATAACAACGGTTTTTATGCAGTTTGTGGAACACCTGGATGCAGGTGGCATATACGGCAGTTTTCTTGATCTGCTGGAACATGCAGAAAAAAATGTCTTGGATTCTAAAGGATCTCCAGGAAAAGTCAAAATCTGCGGAACGACCCGGAATTTAAAGATCCCTGCGCTTATGATTCCGCCTGAACATCTTGCCCGGACCCAAGGTCTTGTACAGAATCTGAGGGCAATCATTCGAGAAAATGACAGCGCCTCAACTTGACGTCGCCCTTCAGAATGGGTTAAATGCATGCCTGCATTTAAAATATACAGCAGCAACTTAATTATATAATAAGGAACAACCATGACGAAAAACGTGGTAGAAAGAATTGACGATCTGGTAAAAATAAAGACCATTCTGATCAGCGTATCCGATAAAAGCGGGCTTGGGACATTTATTCCCGGTCTGCTTGAAATCAATCCGGAT
Encoded here:
- a CDS encoding YkgJ family cysteine cluster protein; this translates as MTCIAKLNNSFNTLERIYALFDRAMAAFPVACAKQCADCCTCNVTATGLEIAYIQNRLDSNALDDIRVRLNRAGQPRRFRPFQTTNEFALACMEGRDADEEENDPSWGTCPLLENGICTIYPVRPLGCRVMISTTPCGQTGQADMPFFALTITTVFMQFVEHLDAGGIYGSFLDLLEHAEKNVLDSKGSPGKVKICGTTRNLKIPALMIPPEHLARTQGLVQNLRAIIRENDSAST